The Procambarus clarkii isolate CNS0578487 chromosome 91, FALCON_Pclarkii_2.0, whole genome shotgun sequence region ATTACCCTCATTATGTTTAGAGAATTTGGACTCTAGTGATAAACTCTGGAATGACTTTGTTAACTCACTGAAGAGCGTTGACGAACTTCTCCGTAAAGTAACGACTAACTGTGATGTAATAATCACAACCATTTATCCATTTGATTTTCTGACCTTACAGAACTACTTGGTCAAGAGACACGCTGAAGAAACCGGACACATTGTAACAATTCCTTCACAATCCATGGAAataaaggaaaaattaaacaggattgGGCAGTTTATATTAGGAATTAACAGGATTGCATTTACACTTGCTGAAGTGAAACAGTTGCCTGTCTGGGACTTTAACAGTTTGGTGTGTGGTATTGACCTGCCAGAAGGTAATATTCCTTTGATTGATGGTTTCCATCCAACTTCAGTTGTAGCAAGGAGGATAGCTGAAGCTTGTGTGAAGTTTGCTAAGACTTCTCAGTATGTCTGTTCTCCAAAGTTAAGTTTTATGGATATAAATGATGAAGTTGAATTTAACAAGCAGCTTTGTATGCGCCAGCCTGATTTATCTACCTTTTTGGAAAACTTCAGTTTTGATTTGTCAGGTTCAGTTATGAAGAGCAAGTGGGCAGAATATTACAGAGTAAATAACTCAAACAATTCCTTCAGAAATTCCAAATGTAGCCCTCTTGATCTAGAGCCAGCAATATATTTTGGTCCAATCAAAAGTAGTGATGGGTTTTGCGGAAGTTATAGTCCAATCAGTGCCTATAGTCCAATGGGAGAATATTGTCCAAATCCAGGATATAGTCTAAACAAAAAATGTAGCATTAAAAAAATATGTCATTCAAAGAGAGAATATACTCCCACGAGAGAATATAGCCCCAAGAGAGAATATACTCCCATGAGGGAATATAGCCCCAAGAGAGAATATACTCCCATGAGAGAATATAGCCCCAAGAGAGAATATACTCCCATGAGGGAATATAGCCCCAAGAGAGAATATACTCCCATAAGAGAATATAGCCCCAAAAGAGAATATACTCCCATGAGGGAATATAGCCCCAAGAGAGAATATACTCCCATGAGAGAATATAGCCCCAAGAGAGAAAATACTCTCATGAGAGAAAGCCCCAAGAGAGAACATAGCCCCAAGAGAAAATATACTCCCATGAGAGAATATAGCCCCAAGAGAGAATATACTCCCATGAGAGAATATAGCCCCAAGAGAGAATATACTCCCATGAGGGAATATAGCCCCAAGAGAGAATACAGCCCCAAGAGAGAAAATACTTTCATGAGAGAATATAGCCCCAAAAGAGAACATAGCCCTAAGAGAGAATATAGCCCTAGTCCAGAAAGGAAAAGATGGGAGAGATCTTGCTCTCCCATTAAAAAGAACTTTATATATAGAGATGAAACATGGAGAGAGAGGCCAAAAAGAAGTTTCAGTCCAGTAAGTCACCTAGAACCTCACTTCAGGAACCATGCCAGCAATAAACATTTGAGCCTACATAGCCATCACAGCAAGTGGAAGAGAGAGATGCACTCTCCTGTATTTGATTTACATTGTAGAAGGTATGAATGTAATATAGTTTACACTTGTGTAATATGCTGTATATGActttttgcataattttaagAATATAGTTCCATTAGGTGAAGGCATTTATGTCTAGAGTTTGACCTGTTGATTTGTTCCATAGTCACAACCCCTTTCTCTGCCTCCTCTTTCTATTTGGGCTCCTGCTTTTCACTTTCTCTATCtttcattcatacatacatatatatatatatatatatatatatatatatatatatatatatatatatatatatatatatatatatatatatatatatatatatatatatatatatatatatatactgtatatattagtatattttggtagcagtctttcctgtagacatatattattaaatatgaccgaaaaagtaagattaataattctaacacaaattttctcgatgtttcttatatttcttttcactgttgatggtaactgaaaaatcaattctccaaaattcatttttatttctagtctgacgcgacacttgaacgcgtttcgtaataacttattacattttcaaagactagtttacacacacacaactataactgaacagagttcaaacagcttcgattttatacctgcatttaggtgaggtgatatgttacaacagttatggatgaggtgaaaacaaactttcaacacaagacagaacacgaaacaatgggtataatattttgtaagttgaagggaagaatggaagtaactgcagagggcctattggcccatatttcttgatgcttctatattggtgcggagtcttgaagtgggtagaatatagttgtgcattaattggctgttgattgctggtgttgacttcttaatgtgtagtgcctcgcagatatcaagccgtctgctatcgctgtatctatcgatgatttctgtgttttttgttaagacttctctggtgatggtctggttgtgggaagagattatatgttccttaatggagccctgttgcttatgcatcgttaatcgcctggagagagatgttgttgtcttgcctatataccgagttctttgaggcttacagtcccaaagtgggcatttgaaggcatagacgacattggtctctttcaaagcattctgctttgtgtctggagagtttctcatgagtaggttaacctactcatgagagaaactctccagacacaaagcagaacaatgcaatgtcacaaaatagttaaatcaaaatgaaaataaatcaaaatctataaaattcaaattatcaatgaaattgaaaacattgaaatagaatcgtaaAATATATAGTATAACGTGTGTTGCTCCTCCgtttaacagatggcgctgtttaaaaaaaaaaaaacagcgttgaatgtaatgaaatgccattttctgggtgagtcctggaggctccccggatctatccatggctgataggaATACCGTAACTattcatgctcttctccggcgcAGAGGTTTTTGCTCCTTTGGTCGTGGTCATAGGTATGTCCGTctacagccgtctccctcttttctggcgtagaatgagactgctgcttttcggagagtccttgggttgttgatgcttggtttgtcAGGCTGGGGGTTCATCATGTGTTGCGTCCGGATAACTCTATGAtttggaggagcaatgttggcgagtaagatgttggaggagtgagggagggctggctgagtGTGgatgctcacactcgcggtgttctgaatgtgttgatggtgaatgtatatagtgtgtgacagtgtatagtctgtaaatagattgtatatatacataaattagcatgatacatggtaaatatgtgcaacatatgtgtacacaagtgtcatgcacataacacagtgtcttcggacagtacggatgttttactgccataatatagtgtacgtgttcattatacataggattagcacgtaaaaacaaataaaatgtatttggaactgtgcgcaaaaaatgaacaaaaatatattcgcggcaactcgcgtgcCCCGCACAGGGCGCCCCACCGGCCCGGGAGCTTACTGCACGGGtggacggggaatgatgacgtcacgcacctacttacggaccccatagcagccaaagtaagtacaagttCGAAATTTTTTTGACATATCCATACtgggggaagggtttttgacactttaaaaaaacaaaagaattttttcaagagaatttatttcctgcgcactgagggggtgtcatatttgtagGCCGCGAAGTTAAAGGGTTAactattttgtgacattgcattggaattgaggtgTTTTTACCAaactgttcattttgtgagtatagtttatttttttatttttcattgtttttcatttcgtgttcttaactgtttttcttatatttcagtgatgggaacatcagatcatttgatgttcccaattttctgatgggaacattagatcatttgggaatgcattggacaAGGAAGTGGGGAGAACAAGGGGATGGGAGTGtgggatggttgggaggacgaggggacaggggaaggggtaATTATGGCGAAGATGATGTTCTTCATCACAAATAAATACAGTATTCCAGAAAAGCAAGGTTATGATGAAGAAGTGCCAACATCACAGCACTGCAGCTCTGCACtgcagttgattgctggtgtaacaccagcaatcaacagccaattaatgcacaactatattctacccacttcaaggcaccgtatgggccaataggccctctgcagttacttccattctcatgtacccacctcacccaatacCCGCTTCACCCAAAACCAATAAAAAGGAAGAGTTATGCCAAATGTAtcatacacagtgtatcaagtgtatcatacacagtgtatcaagtgtatcataagtgtagtgttaagtgtaaagaagtctttgagaatgtaagaagtccTTACAAAGTGCTTCTTAGTgtcagaccattaataaaaatgaattttggagaaatgatattttcattaccaccgacagtaaagaaaaacataagaaatattgagaaaatttgtgttagaattattaatcttacttttttggtcatattcaacaatatacatataatcatTTGCACATGTATAGTGGCATTTTCCTGCTTGTTACTGAAACTTTATTATTTGACAAACTATTTTCAAGTGTGCACTAATCTATAGATTGTGTTTATTTGCAGGTCACGGTCAAGATCACGGTCAAGATCACGGTCCATCTCTGGCTCCAATTCAAGAAGAGAAAGAAGAGAAAAGTATGGTTCAAGGAGAGAGAAAATTGGAAAGTGTGGTTCAAATGATTCTGTTATTATGCGTGCATTACAGTCTCTGCGTGAAGTTCATGACCGGGAGTGTGAAATGTATAGAAAAAACCCAATTGCTCATCCAGATTTCACTAAAGAATATCATGCATTTGTTGACAAGAAAAAAGCAAAAATTCTTTCAATTGGAGGTGATCCAAATACATATGATATGACAAAAGAATGGACAATATTTTGGCAGTCTCGTTTGGAAACTATATTTAATGAATGTTGGACAATCAAGAGAGACGAATGTGTATCAATGCTGCCCGTCAATAAGATTTTATCTTGTTCCCCTTCTCCTTCTAGTATCTCTATGTCTTCAGACAGATCATCAGATGCCagcatttataaatataaaactatTAGAAAGTTAAATAAACATCGTAGATCATCAAGTAcagatacctgcttgatatctATAGAAAGGGATAGAAAAAAGGCCAAGAAAATaaggaaaaagagaaaggatACAAGTGATAGAGATAAAGATTCATCCAGTTGTTATGAAGACAAGGAAGTTCAAGAAGAGAAGAGGGATGCCAAACTCGGTGACCTTATAAAAAAGGGAAGGAGAGATGACTACTTCCAGAGTCCCAAATGTTCATCAAGTGAGACATCTTGGGATAATGATCTCACTGGAGAGAAGGAAAGTAGTGGTGTTGCTAACCAAAGATTAAAGCATGTAAAGGATACTAAGGAAAAGTTGGGTATGGAAAAGATGGAAGGTTTCATTGATGAACTTCTACAGCTTGTAACTGAACCTGTGAATCCAGTTGATCATGTTGCAAGTAAGGCAGCCACTTCATCTACAACTGAACCAATGTTTTCTTGCATATCAAACAAACCTAAGCAGTCTTCTGAGAAACATATTGTTATGGCAGAAACTTACAAAAGAAATGCATTGGATGTTCAGCTCACAAAAAATACAAGCTCTGATTTACAGGATTTACCAAACAAATATTGTACAAGTTTTCCAAAGAATAATAAACTGATGTTTGATTCAACCAGTGAGTTGTCAGAAGAGGAAGTGTCTTCCCCATCTCTTTCAGAAGGTTTTACTGATGAGGTAATTTGTCTTTTTGAAACGTTGAGTCATTTAGGGCATAGGTTAGGTGCTCTGCTGATACCTGTGAAGTTATTGCATGAGAATGCACTGAAAGTGAAGTCAAATGGGCAGGATATAATGAATATTTTTTCTTCAGTTTATGACAAAGTTCTGTTACACATGATAGAGGACAAATTAAGTAAGGCAACAAAAGATAGCACACTGAATATAATTGAGAAAGTTGTCATCCAGGAAGCTGAGCAAAGACTAGGCATTCTCCTTGAAAAGATAAATGATGACTTTAAATTTTGTGATTTAAAGATTGATAGCATAGCTAGTGCTTGTCTTGGAAAAAGTTCtaatgaaattacaacttttattGAAAATGTATTATTGTATCATGGTCATACACAGGTTTCTCAAGATCAGTTATTGAAGATTCACATGGCAGTTAAGGTAGAACAAGCGGTGATATTGGGTCTTTCAAAAAATATTCCTCAAAATAGAGATAGTGGGATTAGTAGACCATTACAGTTAGCTGTACAACCAGAAAAGCAAAGTCATGATGAAGAAGTGCCAACATCACAGCACTGCAGCTCTGCTTCACACTCCTCCAGTCAACTTCTTTGTTTAGAGTCGGCCTCATTTTCTCCTTATATAAGCATTTCATCTCACACCTCTGTTCTACCTGCTTCtattacactacacactacagcacAACATGGTTcgaacacaccacacactgtaccacaccatacCGCTAATACACCAAAAGCTCCACCCCATTGTGCCCCAAATGCACTACAAACTGCACATCACTATGCCACTATTGCACAACAGTGTTTGTCTACTACCCAAGCTGCACCACACCGTGTGTCTACTGCACCACAAGCTGCACCACACCGTGTGTCTACTGCACCACAAGCTGCACCACACTGTGTGTCTACTGCACCACACCATGTGTCTACTGCACCACAAACCGCACCACACCGTATGTCTACTGCACCACAGGCTGCATCACACAGTGTGTCTACTGCACCACAAGCTGCACCACACAGTGTGTCTACTGCACCACAAGCTGCACCACACAGTGTGTCTGCTGCACCACACAGTGTGTCTGCTGCACCACACAGTGTGTCTGCTGCACCACACAGTGTGTCTACTGCACCACACAGTGTGTGTACTGCACCACACCGTGTGTCTACTGCACCACAAGCTGCACCACACCGTGTGTCTACTGCACCACAAGCTGCACCACACAGTGTGTCTACTGCACCACAAGCTGCACCACACCATGTGTCTACTGCACCACAAACCGCACCACACCGTATGTCTACTGCACCACAAACCGCACCACACTGTATGTCTACTGCACCACAAGCTGCACCACACAGTGTGTCTACTGCACCACAAGCTGCACCACACCATGTGTCTACTGCACCACAAACCGCACCACACTGTATGTCTACTGCACCACAGGCTGCATCACACAGTGTGTCTGCTGCACCACACAGTGTGTCTACTGCACCACAAGCTGCACCACACCATAGGTCTACTGCACCACAAGCCACACCACACCATAGGTCTACTGCACCACACCATAGGTCTACTGCACCACACCATAGGTCTACTGCACCACACCATGCCTGTAATATTCCACAAGTTACAACCCAAATGGTACCTCAGTCTTTACCTGTTATGCAAGGTAATCACACTTTTGACCTTTCAGCATGTACTGAAAAAGCTGTAACGAGAGAGAAAATGTCATTTAAAAAATTTCTTTCTTCCATATCAAGTGTGACTGTAATGAACAGTGTACAACCATTTAATTTCAAAACTTGATGCAACTGCAGTAGAGAGATGATATATTTGAGATTGTTATAATGTGACTTAAAAAGGATTATTATATCCTTATTTCCCCATAATTTGCAAATTTcaaatacagtggggcctcgatttatgATGGTAATCTGTTCTCAGAGACTTATCATAAGTCGAAATAACGTAAGTCAAAactatttttcccataagaagtaaagggaattgaattaatccgttccccacccctcaaaatattaacttacaaatacattttatactgaatacaattttttctctaactacgatacagtacatatgtttatcttacttttatggaggactcttggtgtatggaagatggtgatgagggatgggggggggaggagaggtgtaaCTGTTTGGAAGGGGCACCACACAGCTTGACACTACTgcactactgcagcttgattagggtgagtcgtttcagcaaaagttgcagttcttcccatgctgcacacattttcttaatttttgagCAAGGGGCATTCTGTACTGCCTCCAactcccctgaagaaatttcctcagctacctctctattcctcgctcttcctctcagggaATGCGGAGGTGCGTTccttggtggaatgtggactgtgctcgggctgtccgctgtaagcgtgcagcctggaagagacatcgccactggcagacggttgagtcttttcttttgtttcggaaggcgagtgcagtggcccgtaggaccatccgtgcggctaaacgtgcaTGCTGGTTGTCTTTTGTCTctaccgttacgtccgaaactcctctgtcgCTGGTCTAGaaacgtatccgcaagatagccagTAAGTTCGTTCTcgatgtctcgccagtccttcgcctccgtggtgctcttgtggcggacccattgcaggtcacCACCAaactgggtttccacttttcatctgttagttctggttctcatcttccccaatccttctttcttcgtaaccctattcttgaatcttgtcctttagatttctgtactcatcttcgccttccctataatgatcccttctctctctctgagcttcagtcttccctagccctctgcggttctacggcggcaggctcagatggcattcattatgaaatgcttagccatctccctccgtgcacgtctcagtatttatcgAGTCTGTAcaatcaggtctgggagtcgtcgtcagtcccttaggactggctcgatgctgttgtcctccctgttcggaaaccagggtctctcgggtcatcccccaaggacttccgccctattaccctcacgagttgtgtctgcaagttcTTTGAACGTATAGTTaatgttcgtttgatgtggttcttagaacactatcaccccctctccccttctcaatttggttttcgcaagtgccgcagcacaacggatgtcctggtgaacttggaggtctatattcgtactgcttttgctgcgaagacctccgttgttgccgtcctttttgacctggaaaaggcttacgacactacctggcggtatcatattctgtctcaacttcactcttttggccttcgtgggaatctccctctcttcctccagagtttcctctctcgtcgttcctattGTGTGCGGGTTGGTAcccctctctctgccccttttaggcagtatgagggtgtgccccagggtagtattctgagcactactctttttctagttgccttcAAAGGTCTTctgtcctctcttccttctggtgtcttctccgctctctacgtTGACGATCTtatcctttgctgtcagggtgatgattcgcctctccttcaacggcggcttcaacttgcgtttgatgccatgtcgtcttggggccaccgatcatggcttcaagttctctacgtctaagacttgcGTTATGACTTTTAGTCGGAAGCatgtcattcttcgtccctctatgtcactttatggtcatccccttatgtacagggattccgctaagcttttggggttaatctttgacactcgtttgtcttggtcgccccatatctcttacctctgtgttgaaTGTTCTAAggtccttaacctacttaaggttctgtcacatacttcttggggagcagataggcgcatgcTCCTCTCTTTGCTTTCCTCTCTcatactgtctaaactcgattatggttgccctgcttactcttctgctttTCCTACTCTTCACCGTTTTGATTGCAGCAGTCCACATTGggcaggtcattccacattctgggtaccttgatttgtagagcatttctagtttaagtcgtactcttggaatatcaaaacagtATTtgtttggtgtggtgctcatgggttctgttacaaccttcaatgaagtttttgaggtcaggattggcattacagttcagcattttatatatgtataatacacacgagagaatgtgcagtgacttaatatctaacatattcagagatttgagtagggggtaccgagtgatgtctggggccagagtttgatattgtcctaatagcagctttgtgttgagtaattagaggacgtaaatgattttgggtagtagaaccccaagcacaaataccatagttgagatatggatagatgagggagtaatagttactcaccagggcagggcgaggtacataatatctgatcttagaaagaatgccaaaagtttttgaaactttgatatatttagaatgtgtccctggaaattcagcttgtggtcaatgagaatgccaaggaatttgccatctattttgttacaaatttgggtattgtttatcctgagatt contains the following coding sequences:
- the LOC123774044 gene encoding uncharacterized protein isoform X1, which gives rise to MYANTYLHSMKRIRVNCEARSPLPTSGAEEHTRDTQVTHTSTATTDTSNTSSVCTDKKYRFHKSKKRSGSKKKGRYKNNDFRRRHKRHLRSEKSNGRYKVCRDQRKICLERSVDEKHSTRANRKQGHYKSANSKGDIKRVHLGNKQTYCRNENSQITHKQTNSQLSGKELNKNKKSEHENQKIIRNKKNSIVYYYCNCSKGESSECCKKFISSCEAANVSCEVGTSCDVEVKINKYFESIRKEHTTITRLSDEVCKKVIGEPCMYRFSKVVIIGDSRIKPLEDVGMKSTFGPLEIKCVPDLTFDNLEKAVKHNVDKSICPRGILLICSVGIYDIIQFGNNLTSQQMHNPIKIQHICFPNQYIGKTIGNNIMNMCKSLREILGEKSEVYFTNVLPLNTSKINLYQVGTYEKANGHCPDVLLDQATYCKNLEKLVNNELNIFNSRVSKLSVRGDGKEIPWNLLPSNPGKFLEDGLNPSRDATENYMIPMLKYTIKQYHMNRYQEVVLIGDSRLQKVEKVWPIKDGEMVTIFTQCKLSFRALTEDNPIVKEISGKKDALIVLSLGMYDIINFVAEDGCDSHKMKLELPSLCLENLDSSDKLWNDFVNSLKSVDELLRKVTTNCDVIITTIYPFDFLTLQNYLVKRHAEETGHIVTIPSQSMEIKEKLNRIGQFILGINRIAFTLAEVKQLPVWDFNSLVCGIDLPEGNIPLIDGFHPTSVVARRIAEACVKFAKTSQYVCSPKLSFMDINDEVEFNKQLCMRQPDLSTFLENFSFDLSGSVMKSKWAEYYRVNNSNNSFRNSKCSPLDLEPAIYFGPIKSSDGFCGSYSPISAYSPMGEYCPNPGYSLNKKCSIKKICHSKREYTPTREYSPKREYTPMREYSPKREYTPMREYSPKREYTPMREYSPKREYTPIREYSPKREYTPMREYSPKREYTPMREYSPKRENTLMRESPKREHSPKRKYTPMREYSPKREYTPMREYSPKREYTPMREYSPKREYSPKRENTFMREYSPKREHSPKREYSPSPERKRWERSCSPIKKNFIYRDETWRERPKRSFSPVSHLEPHFRNHASNKHLSLHSHHSKWKREMHSPVFDLHCRRSRSRSRSRSRSISGSNSRRERREKYGSRREKIGKCGSNDSVIMRALQSLREVHDRECEMYRKNPIAHPDFTKEYHAFVDKKKAKILSIGGDPNTYDMTKEWTIFWQSRLETIFNECWTIKRDECVSMLPVNKILSCSPSPSSISMSSDRSSDASIYKYKTIRKLNKHRRSSSTDTCLISIERDRKKAKKIRKKRKDTSDRDKDSSSCYEDKEVQEEKRDAKLGDLIKKGRRDDYFQSPKCSSSETSWDNDLTGEKESSGVANQRLKHVKDTKEKLGMEKMEGFIDELLQLVTEPVNPVDHVASKAATSSTTEPMFSCISNKPKQSSEKHIVMAETYKRNALDVQLTKNTSSDLQDLPNKYCTSFPKNNKLMFDSTSELSEEEVSSPSLSEGFTDEVICLFETLSHLGHRLGALLIPVKLLHENALKVKSNGQDIMNIFSSVYDKVLLHMIEDKLSKATKDSTLNIIEKVVIQEAEQRLGILLEKINDDFKFCDLKIDSIASACLGKSSNEITTFIENVLLYHGHTQVSQDQLLKIHMAVKVEQAVILGLSKNIPQNRDSGISRPLQLAVQPEKQSHDEEVPTSQHCSSASHSSSQLLCLESASFSPYISISSHTSVLPASITLHTTAQHGSNTPHTVPHHTANTPKAPPHCAPNALQTAHHYATIAQQCLSTTQAAPHRVSTAPQAAPHRVSTAPQAAPHCVSTAPHHVSTAPQTAPHRMSTAPQAASHSVSTAPQAAPHSVSTAPQAAPHSVSAAPHSVSAAPHSVSAAPHSVSTAPHSVCTAPHRVSTAPQAAPHRVSTAPQAAPHSVSTAPQAAPHHVSTAPQTAPHRMSTAPQTAPHCMSTAPQAAPHSVSTAPQAAPHHVSTAPQTAPHCMSTAPQAASHSVSAAPHSVSTAPQAAPHHRSTAPQATPHHRSTAPHHRSTAPHHRSTAPHHACNIPQVTTQMVPQSLPVMQGNHTFDLSACTEKAVTREKMSFKKFLSSISSVTVMNSVQPFNFKT
- the LOC123774044 gene encoding uncharacterized protein isoform X2, whose protein sequence is MKRIRVNCEARSPLPTSGAEEHTRDTQVTHTSTATTDTSNTSSVCTDKKYRFHKSKKRSGSKKKGRYKNNDFRRRHKRHLRSEKSNGRYKVCRDQRKICLERSVDEKHSTRANRKQGHYKSANSKGDIKRVHLGNKQTYCRNENSQITHKQTNSQLSGKELNKNKKSEHENQKIIRNKKNSIVYYYCNCSKGESSECCKKFISSCEAANVSCEVGTSCDVEVKINKYFESIRKEHTTITRLSDEVCKKVIGEPCMYRFSKVVIIGDSRIKPLEDVGMKSTFGPLEIKCVPDLTFDNLEKAVKHNVDKSICPRGILLICSVGIYDIIQFGNNLTSQQMHNPIKIQHICFPNQYIGKTIGNNIMNMCKSLREILGEKSEVYFTNVLPLNTSKINLYQVGTYEKANGHCPDVLLDQATYCKNLEKLVNNELNIFNSRVSKLSVRGDGKEIPWNLLPSNPGKFLEDGLNPSRDATENYMIPMLKYTIKQYHMNRYQEVVLIGDSRLQKVEKVWPIKDGEMVTIFTQCKLSFRALTEDNPIVKEISGKKDALIVLSLGMYDIINFVAEDGCDSHKMKLELPSLCLENLDSSDKLWNDFVNSLKSVDELLRKVTTNCDVIITTIYPFDFLTLQNYLVKRHAEETGHIVTIPSQSMEIKEKLNRIGQFILGINRIAFTLAEVKQLPVWDFNSLVCGIDLPEGNIPLIDGFHPTSVVARRIAEACVKFAKTSQYVCSPKLSFMDINDEVEFNKQLCMRQPDLSTFLENFSFDLSGSVMKSKWAEYYRVNNSNNSFRNSKCSPLDLEPAIYFGPIKSSDGFCGSYSPISAYSPMGEYCPNPGYSLNKKCSIKKICHSKREYTPTREYSPKREYTPMREYSPKREYTPMREYSPKREYTPMREYSPKREYTPIREYSPKREYTPMREYSPKREYTPMREYSPKRENTLMRESPKREHSPKRKYTPMREYSPKREYTPMREYSPKREYTPMREYSPKREYSPKRENTFMREYSPKREHSPKREYSPSPERKRWERSCSPIKKNFIYRDETWRERPKRSFSPVSHLEPHFRNHASNKHLSLHSHHSKWKREMHSPVFDLHCRRSRSRSRSRSRSISGSNSRRERREKYGSRREKIGKCGSNDSVIMRALQSLREVHDRECEMYRKNPIAHPDFTKEYHAFVDKKKAKILSIGGDPNTYDMTKEWTIFWQSRLETIFNECWTIKRDECVSMLPVNKILSCSPSPSSISMSSDRSSDASIYKYKTIRKLNKHRRSSSTDTCLISIERDRKKAKKIRKKRKDTSDRDKDSSSCYEDKEVQEEKRDAKLGDLIKKGRRDDYFQSPKCSSSETSWDNDLTGEKESSGVANQRLKHVKDTKEKLGMEKMEGFIDELLQLVTEPVNPVDHVASKAATSSTTEPMFSCISNKPKQSSEKHIVMAETYKRNALDVQLTKNTSSDLQDLPNKYCTSFPKNNKLMFDSTSELSEEEVSSPSLSEGFTDEVICLFETLSHLGHRLGALLIPVKLLHENALKVKSNGQDIMNIFSSVYDKVLLHMIEDKLSKATKDSTLNIIEKVVIQEAEQRLGILLEKINDDFKFCDLKIDSIASACLGKSSNEITTFIENVLLYHGHTQVSQDQLLKIHMAVKVEQAVILGLSKNIPQNRDSGISRPLQLAVQPEKQSHDEEVPTSQHCSSASHSSSQLLCLESASFSPYISISSHTSVLPASITLHTTAQHGSNTPHTVPHHTANTPKAPPHCAPNALQTAHHYATIAQQCLSTTQAAPHRVSTAPQAAPHRVSTAPQAAPHCVSTAPHHVSTAPQTAPHRMSTAPQAASHSVSTAPQAAPHSVSTAPQAAPHSVSAAPHSVSAAPHSVSAAPHSVSTAPHSVCTAPHRVSTAPQAAPHRVSTAPQAAPHSVSTAPQAAPHHVSTAPQTAPHRMSTAPQTAPHCMSTAPQAAPHSVSTAPQAAPHHVSTAPQTAPHCMSTAPQAASHSVSAAPHSVSTAPQAAPHHRSTAPQATPHHRSTAPHHRSTAPHHRSTAPHHACNIPQVTTQMVPQSLPVMQGNHTFDLSACTEKAVTREKMSFKKFLSSISSVTVMNSVQPFNFKT